From Lolium perenne isolate Kyuss_39 chromosome 5, Kyuss_2.0, whole genome shotgun sequence, a single genomic window includes:
- the LOC127302793 gene encoding uncharacterized protein, whose product MGTPAKEGTAAAVPQMKLLVDKRSRRVLYAEARKDAVDFLVGLLRVPTGLAARVIAHAAAENADDALAVPGSLGTLYAGARALDDAFFVSATPDRDAILCPALPSAALKLLLRGDASSLLAPAPSPPPPPPPPPPPKRFFRCAGPYGTSCRGNPTSVTDVAGLPCPVCRQPMTVEMRWSPGDAHGKLAQAAAQEAAAMAKEATTDVGGGYVKEVVSYLVMDDLTVEPMSTISAIMLLKKFKVADCSALEELTVDLGHKEAVLLLKAALESTTALTDVFCGGVSIDRLE is encoded by the coding sequence ATGGGCACGCCGGCGAAGGAGGGGACGGCAGCGGCGGTGCCGCAGATGAAGCTGCTGGTGGACAAGCGGTCGCGGCGGGTGCTGTACGCGGAGGCGCGCAAGGACGCCGTCGACTTCCTCGTCGGCCTGCTCCGCGTGCCGACGGGCCTCGCCGCGCGCGTCATCGCGCACGCCGCTGCCGAGAACgccgacgacgcgctcgccgtgcCGGGCTCCCTCGGCACGCTCTACGCCGGCGCGCGGGCCCTCGACGACGCCTTCTTCGTCTCCGCCACCCCCGACCGCGACGCGATCCTCTGCCCGGCCCTCCCTTCCGCCGCGCTCAAGCTGCTGCTCCGCGGGGACGCCTCTTCGCTTCTGGCGCCTGCGCCgtcccctcctcctccgcctcccccgccgccgccgccgaagcggtTCTTCCGCTGCGCCGGCCCGTACGGGACGTCGTGCCGCGGGAACCCGACGAGCGTCACGGACGTGGCTGGCCTGCCGTGCCCGGTGTGCCGGCAGCCGATGACGGTGGAGATGCGGTGGAGCCCTGGCGACGCGCACGGAAAGCTGGCGCAGGCGGCGGCGCAGGAGGCAGCGGCTATGGCGAAGGAGGCCACGACGGATGTCGGCGGAGGGTACGTGAAGGAAGTGGTGAGCTACCTGGTGATGGACGACCTCACCGTCGAGCCCATGTCCACCATCTCCGCCATCAtgctgctcaagaaattcaaggtAGCAGACTGCTCTGCCTTGGAGGAGCTCACCGTCGACCTCGGCCACAAGGAGGCCGTGCTGCTGCTCAAGGCGGCGCTGGAGTCCACCACGGCGCTCACGGACGTCTTCTGCGGCGGAGTCTCCATTGATAGGCTCGAGTGA